From Magnolia sinica isolate HGM2019 chromosome 13, MsV1, whole genome shotgun sequence, one genomic window encodes:
- the LOC131223946 gene encoding pectinesterase-like yields the protein MGCFVHVYGGRKAHWAMFVLAFGAISKANANFTVASDGSGNFKSVSQAVAAAPTHSPQPFTIYIKAGVYDEIVEVGSEKTNIVFIGDGIDRTIITGNRSVAGGWSTFNTATVGVEGARFMAQHMTFLNSAGQDKGQAVAFRIQSNQSTLYRCSFVGFQDTLYVKEGIQFFRECEIHGTVDFIFGNSAVVFQNCNLYARMLNGNQPNVITAQGREDPTEKAGIVIQNCTTFAERDLSPSTKTYLGRPWREYSRTVIMQSFLDDFIDPTGWLRWNDTAPVDLLFYAEYQNRGHGAVTKDRVNWPGYKVLSNPSDAAVFTVSRFLKGDEWLPATGVPYTGSLM from the exons ATGGGCTGCTTCGTCCACGTGTATGGGGGTAGAAAAGCTCATTGGGCCATGTTTGTTCTGGCCTT TGGAGCAATTTCCAAAGCAAACGCAAATTTCACAGTGGCCAGTGATGGATCCGGTAATTTTAAAAGTGTTTCTCAAGCAGTGGCTGCTGCACCCACCCACAGTCCACAGCCATTCACAATATACATTAAGGCTGGAGTGTATGACGAAATTGTTGAAGTTGGTTCCGAAAAGACCAACATTGTTTTCATTGGTGACGGAATCGATAGAACCATCATAACAGGCAACCGTAGCGTTGCTGGTGGATGGAGCACTTTCAACACAGCAACCGTCG GGGTGGAAGGGGCAAGGTTCATGGCACAGCACATGACCTTCCTAAACTCAGCTGGCCAGGACAAAGGTCAAGCGGTTGCTTTTAGAATCCAATCGAACCAATCCACCTTGTATAGATGCAGTTTTGTAGGTTTCCAAGATACATTATACGTAAAGGAAGGGATTCAATTTTTTAGGGAGTGTGAGATACATGGCACTGTCGATTTTATATTTGGAAACTCCGCAGTTGTGTTCCAAAACTGCAACTTGTATGCCCGGATGCTTAATGGAAACCAACCTAATGTGATAACTGCTCAAGGACGGGAAGATCCAACAGAAAAAGCTGGAATTGTAATTCAGAATTGCACGACATTCGCTGAAAGAGATCTTTCACCATCAACGAAGACCTACCTAGGGCGACCTTGGAGGGAGTATTCCAGGACTGTTATCATGCAGTCATTTTTGGATGATTTCATTGATCCtactggatggttgagatggaacgACACCGCGCCAGTAGATTTGTTGTTCTATGCAGAGTACCAGAATAGGGGTCACGGTGCAGTTACAAAGGACCGTGTAAATTGGCCTGGGTATAAGGTTCTATCCAACCCATCTGATGCTGCGGTCTTCACGGTATCTCGTTTTCTCAAAGGTGATGAATGGCTTCCGGCGACAGGAGTCCCGTATACTGGTAGCCTAATGTGA
- the LOC131223947 gene encoding uncharacterized protein LOC131223947: protein MKTDAENRDKRKYCRFHHDHGHNTSNCMDLEDEIETLIYKGHLCRYSKEEKSARKEKWPSKTAEEPAEIRTIYGGLSGGEDDARGIHHPNDDALVVAMTIANCKVCHILVDTGRSVDVIYTKAFERMGIDKSQLRPVKTPCTALPEIG, encoded by the exons ATGAAGACTGACGCTGAGAATCGGGATAAGCGCAAGTACTGTCGGTTCCACCATGATCATGGCCACAACACGAGCAACTGTATGGACCTCGAAGATGAAATCGAGACCCTTATCTACAAGGGTCACTTGTGTCGATACTCTAAGGAGGAGAAGTCTGCACGGAAAGAAAAATGGCCGAGCAAAACTGCAGAAGAACCTGCTGAAATCCGAACCATCTATGGTGGTTTATCTGGTGGAG AAGATGATGCGCGCGGAATCCATCATCCGAACGACGATGCTCTTGTGGTGGCTATGACCATAGCTAACTGCAAGGTCTGCCACATCCTAGTCGACACGGGAAGATCAGTCGACGTCATTTACACCAAGGCATTCGAGAGAATGGGTATCGACAAGTCACAACTCCGACCCGTGAAAACCCCCTGCACGGCTTTGCCGGAGATAGGGTGA
- the LOC131223948 gene encoding putative invertase inhibitor, with the protein MGPNSVFLSLFLLSLTFTILLPLYSSSSLPTQNSTDLISKTCNQTGDYYFNQTAAYDFCVASLESDPRSSSGDVSVFVEILIELASSNVSHTYPYIYQLYNETSEFVMKDRLSVCLKMYESMGRELKEAHYSLSIKNYGGVIDNMGYALDDTVTCAEGFYEPPVRKSPFSQQTSVLEHLCRITLAIDNILVKGSF; encoded by the coding sequence ATGGGACCCAACTCCGTATTCCTATCTTTGTTTCTTCTCTCTCTAACTTTCACGATCCTTCTTCCACTGTACTCGTCATCCTCTCTACCGACCCAAAACTCAACGGATTTGATTAGTAAAACTTGCAATCAAACGGGTGACTACTACTTCAATCAAACGGCCGCCTACGACTTCTGTGTCGCTTCTCTCGAATCAGATCCCCGCAGCTCGAGTGGAGATGTCAGTGTCTTCGTGGAGATCTTGATAGAGCTAGCCTCATCCAACGTTTCCCATACGTATCCATACATATATCAGCTTTATAATGAGACGAGCGAGTTTGTGATGAAGGATCGGCTTTCAGTCTGTTTAAAAATGTACGAGTCAATGGGCAGAGAACTTAAAGAAGCGCACTACTCTCTCTCCATAAAGAATTACGGAGGTGTGATTGATAACATGGGGTATGCACTTGACGATACTGTCACTTGTGCTGAAGGTTTCTACGAGCCGCCTGTCCGTAAATCGCCATTTTCTCAACAGACCTCAGTTTTGGAACACCTATGTAGGATCACTTTGGCTATCGACAATATCCTCGTCAAAGGatctttctag
- the LOC131222316 gene encoding wall-associated receptor kinase 2-like has translation MTLFSKFLSFLLFLITAHFSFSHADTNSTLLSCSTKCGSVEITYPFGIGHGCYLPGFEVICNQSIPFLSQSNNIQLLEILEGHVRINSSIYIAKFCTYINMGDAEYVSIELGEESPFTVSVTSNTFFAIGCNVAGIMTDNKTTLTECVSQCFPEEPIDNGSCTGKGCCQTSIPSVKERLMIYVGVAFPQGYSKGSGISSRRCIYGFIVEDGTFSFKESDLNEFNATADMAMKLDWAIGEMGCDEVAKKKKDVYACGERSICVDSNRGSGYLCQCPDGFSGNPYLNGSQGCQDINECLNSSRCVPGAVCVNKVPGYKCKCPKGSSGDGFIDGSGCTKSFPVIRVVLGVGLSILIFLVGGSWLYWALKKRRLINLREKFFRENGGLLLQSQISSRDGSRKESTRIFTSEELDKATNNYDDSRILGKGGHGTVYKGILEDGRVVAIKKSKLVDKRQIQQFINEVVILTQINHRNVVKLLGCCLETQVPLLVYEYVSNGTLHCHIHANDIYARRISWEDRLRIATEIAEALAYLHSSASIPIFHRDVKSSNILLDEKYTAKVCDFGISRLVELDQNEITTLVQGTLGYLDPEYFQTSQLTAKSDVYSFGVVLVELLTGQKPVSFERSEEGTNLAMYFLSSMRTRKLADILEVEILREERMDEVKAVAELAMKCLQLKGERRPMMKEVVQELSSLKDFHPHTQEDTMWSIDYNESNGDWDTDSEVFPSEMGR, from the exons ATGACTCTCTTCTCCAAATTCCTCTCTTTTCTACTCTTTCTAATCACCGCCCATTTCTCGTTCTCACATGCTGATACAAATTCCACCCTCTTGAGCTGCTCCACCAAATGTGGGTCCGTTGAGATCACCTACCCGTTCGGAATCGGCCATGGCTGTTATCTCCCTGGCTTCGAAGTCATCTGCAACCAAAGCATTCCATTCTTATCCCAATCCAACAATATCCAACTACTTGAGATCTTGGAAGGTCATGTACGTATCAATTCAAGCATATACATTGCCAAGTTCTGTACATACATTAACATGGGGGATGCAGAATACGTGTCTATCGAACTAGGTGAAGAAAGCCCGTTTACGGTCTCAGTCACCTCTAACACATTCTTCGCCATCGGATGCAATGTGGCCGGAATCATGACTGACAACAAGACGACACTTACCGAATGCGTCTCTCAGTGCTTCCCGGAGGAACCCATCGACAACGGTTCTTGCACTGGGAAAGGATGTTGCCAAACTTCCATTCCGTCAGTTAAAGAACGCCTCATGATCTATGTTGGCGTGGCATTTCCTCAAGGGTATTCTAAGGGGAGCGGGATTAGTTCCAGGCGATGTATTTACGGATTCATTGTCGAAGATGGGACCTTCAGTTTCAAGGAATCGGATCTTAATGAGTTCAATGCGACGGCGGATATGGCGATGAAGCTTGACTGGGCCATAGGTGAAATGGGCTGTGATGAggtagcaaaaaagaaaaaggatgtgTATGCTTGTGGAGAGAGAAGCATCTGTGTTGACTCCAATAGAGGGTCTGGATATCTATGCCAATGTCCTGATGGCTTCAGTGGGAACCCTTATCTCAACGGCTCTCAAGGATGCCAAG ACATCAACGAGTGCTTGAATTCATCACGTTGCGTGCCCGGAGCTGTCTGTGTGAACAAAGTTCCTGGTTACAAATGCAAGTGTCCGAAAGGGAGCTCGGGGGATGGTTTCATCGATGGAAGTGGATGCACAAAGAGCTTCCCCGTCATCAGAGTCGTCTTAG GTGTTGGTTTAAGCATCTTGATTTTCCTCGTGGGTGGTTCATGGCTGTACTGGGCACTAAAGAAAAGAAGACTCATCAATCTCAGAGAGAAATTCTTCCGAGAAAATGGCGGACTCTTATTAcaatctcaaatatcttctcGCGATGGTAGCAGAAAGGAGTCTACCAGGATCTTCACTTCAGAAGAGCTTGACAAGGCAACAAACAACTATGATGACAGCCGGATCCTTGGCAAGGGAGGACATGGCACCGTCTATAAGGGAATTCTGGAAGATGGTAGAGTAGTTGCCATTAAGAAATCCAAATTAGTCGATAAAAGGCAAATCCAACAATTCATAAATGAAGTAGTTATCTTGACTCAAATCAACCACCGAAATGTCGTGAAGCTCTTGGGCTGTTGTTTAGAGACTCAAGTTCCATTGCTGGTCTACGAGTATGTCTCCAATGGCACCTTACATTGCCACATCCATGCTAATGATATCTACGCCAGACGAATCTCATGGGAGGATCGCTTAAGGATCGCTACTGAAATTGCAGAAGCTCTGGCCTACTTACACTCTTCTGCTTCGATTCCCATCTTCCATAGAGATGTGAAGTCTTCCAACATACTGTTGGATGAGAAGTACACTGCCAAAGTGTGCGATTTCGGAATTTCAAGGCTTGTTGAGTTGGATCAAAATGAGATAACTACATTGGTGCAGGGGACATTGGGGTACTTGGATCCAGAATACTTCCAGACGAGCCAACTAACTGCAAAGAGCGATGTCTATAGCTTTGGGGTGGTTCTAGTCGAGCTTCTGACGGGACAAAAGCCCGTCTCATTTGAAAGATCGGAAGAGGGTACTAATCTCGCAATGTATTTTCTTTCCTCAATGAGAACTAGAAAATTAGCTGATATTTTAGAAGTTGAAATACTTAGGGAGGAGAGGATGGATGAAGTTAAGGCGGTTGCAGAACTTGCAATGAAATGCTTGCAATTGAAGGGCGAGAGAAGGCCGATGATGAAGGAAGTGGTTCAAGAACTTTCATCACTCAAAGATTTCCATCCACATACACAGGAAGATACGATGTGGTCGATTGATTACAATGAATCCAACGGAGATTGGGATACTGATAGTGAAGTTTTTCCATCGGAAATGGGACGGTGA